The Comamonas sp. GB3 AK4-5 genome includes a region encoding these proteins:
- a CDS encoding methyl-accepting chemotaxis protein yields MAGILGNFKIGVRLSGGFAIILLLLCLMGAAAYFQASRIYEGTEQIADNWLPSIQTLGDTLAQANVVRRTALRAVLETTPEGKREQQAQHDEAVAKMAAAMQAYDKLVSSTEEQQLNQKIKATWAAYLAVDKRLLELSEAGEARFAEARALSSGESSKTFTEVTLLISNGVELNRVGAAAARAAANSTYQQAIVLASVLVLTALALGTGIAIVLTRSITTPLGQAVAVADRVAGGDLSGRITLDSKDEMGQLLGALQRMQQSLLQTVAAVRTNAQGVASASTQIAAGNHDLSGRTEEQASALEQTAASMEELSSTVRQNADNARQANQMAVNASTVAAQGGEIVAEVVETMKSINESSHKISDIIGVIDSIAFQTNILALNAAVEAARAGEQGRGFAVVASEVRALAGRSADAAKEIKQLIDTSVERVGQGSQLVDKAGSTMTEVVTAIRRVTDIMGEISAASHEQSSGVTQIGEAVTQMDQTTQQNAALVEEMAAAASSLNNQAQSLVETVAVFRLSEHEQLSRPGVAAPMAPVRTAKPVKAAKPPALSRPVAATAPASSPRRPVAMAESAEPAGKGDGDWETF; encoded by the coding sequence ATGGCAGGTATTCTTGGCAATTTCAAAATTGGCGTGCGCCTGAGCGGGGGCTTTGCAATCATCTTGCTGCTGCTGTGCTTGATGGGGGCCGCGGCGTATTTTCAGGCCTCCCGCATCTACGAAGGCACGGAGCAGATCGCGGACAACTGGCTGCCCAGCATTCAGACATTGGGCGACACGCTCGCGCAGGCCAACGTCGTACGCCGCACCGCTTTGCGCGCGGTGCTGGAAACCACGCCCGAAGGCAAGCGGGAGCAACAGGCCCAGCATGACGAGGCCGTGGCCAAAATGGCCGCGGCCATGCAGGCCTATGACAAGCTGGTCTCCTCGACCGAGGAGCAGCAGCTGAACCAGAAAATCAAGGCCACATGGGCCGCGTATTTGGCAGTCGACAAGCGGCTGCTGGAGCTGTCTGAGGCCGGAGAGGCCCGCTTTGCAGAGGCCCGCGCACTCTCTTCGGGGGAATCCTCCAAGACCTTTACGGAGGTCACGCTCCTCATCTCCAATGGCGTGGAACTCAATCGCGTCGGCGCTGCTGCGGCACGGGCCGCTGCAAACAGCACCTACCAGCAGGCCATCGTCCTGGCGAGCGTGCTGGTTTTGACCGCCCTGGCGCTGGGTACGGGGATTGCCATCGTGCTCACACGCTCCATCACCACGCCGCTGGGGCAGGCCGTTGCCGTGGCCGACCGCGTGGCGGGAGGCGATCTCAGCGGCCGGATTACCTTGGACTCCAAGGATGAGATGGGGCAGTTGCTGGGTGCATTGCAGCGCATGCAGCAAAGCCTGCTCCAGACCGTGGCTGCCGTGCGCACCAATGCGCAAGGGGTGGCTTCTGCCAGTACCCAGATTGCCGCTGGCAACCATGACCTCTCAGGCCGCACGGAGGAGCAGGCCAGTGCTTTGGAGCAGACCGCAGCCTCCATGGAGGAGCTGAGTTCCACGGTGCGCCAAAACGCGGACAACGCCCGCCAAGCCAACCAGATGGCCGTGAATGCGTCCACGGTGGCGGCGCAGGGCGGCGAGATCGTGGCCGAGGTGGTTGAAACCATGAAGAGCATCAACGAAAGCAGCCACAAAATCTCCGACATCATTGGCGTGATCGACAGCATCGCCTTCCAGACCAATATCCTGGCCTTGAACGCCGCCGTGGAAGCGGCCCGCGCCGGTGAGCAAGGCCGGGGCTTTGCGGTGGTGGCCAGTGAGGTGCGTGCGCTGGCGGGCCGCAGCGCCGATGCCGCCAAGGAGATCAAGCAGCTGATCGACACCAGTGTCGAGCGCGTGGGGCAGGGCAGCCAGTTGGTGGACAAGGCCGGCAGCACGATGACCGAAGTGGTGACGGCCATTCGCCGCGTGACCGACATCATGGGAGAGATCAGCGCCGCCAGCCATGAGCAAAGCTCGGGTGTCACCCAGATTGGCGAAGCCGTGACCCAGATGGACCAGACCACCCAGCAAAACGCCGCACTGGTGGAGGAAATGGCCGCGGCCGCCAGCAGTTTGAACAACCAGGCCCAATCGTTGGTGGAAACGGTGGCCGTGTTCAGGCTCTCCGAGCATGAGCAGCTCAGCCGCCCCGGTGTGGCAGCGCCCATGGCCCCTGTTCGCACGGCCAAGCCCGTGAAGGCGGCAAAGCCGCCAGCGCTGTCTCGCCCGGTTGCGGCAACCGCTCCAGCTTCGTCGCCGCGCCGCCCTGTTGCC
- a CDS encoding DUF2474 domain-containing protein: MSKPSTHTGLRQLGWLLAIWCASVSVLGLAAWVMRKLMALGGMLA; encoded by the coding sequence ATGAGCAAACCATCCACACACACCGGTCTGCGTCAGCTGGGCTGGCTGCTCGCCATCTGGTGCGCCAGCGTGAGCGTGCTGGGCCTGGCTGCCTGGGTGATGCGCAAGCTGATGGCCCTGGGGGGCATGCTGGCCTGA